One genomic segment of Streptomyces liangshanensis includes these proteins:
- a CDS encoding ABC transporter permease, translated as MTDTISPPTVDTAKGAGPASRLKLIRWSDFSLVPVILVLMVIGFIVSPVFLTSNNLISVVQQSSELSLLVLGQALILICGRMDLSLESTIGIAPVVAMWLILPTEGGRFNGLGVLPSWSAIPICLLVGVIIGAINGFLMLKLRVNGFIATLGMLTMLRGLHIGITEGKSITDVPESFRYLGKTDWLGAPAAVWICLALFAIGGAALAWLKHGRSLYAIGGNPEAARAAGIRVDRITWIVLAIGGLLAAFAGILYTGHYGSVAATQGNGWIFQVFAAAVIGGISLKGGRGTLFGALTGVLTLQLVVNVMTLGGVPALWNQFLNGAIIIVALVISRFASGEKQD; from the coding sequence ATGACCGACACGATCAGTCCGCCGACGGTGGACACGGCCAAGGGCGCGGGGCCGGCGAGCCGGCTCAAGCTCATCCGGTGGAGCGACTTCTCGCTCGTGCCGGTGATCCTGGTGCTGATGGTGATCGGCTTCATCGTCTCGCCGGTCTTCCTCACCTCCAACAACCTGATCAGCGTCGTCCAGCAGTCCTCCGAGCTGAGCCTGCTCGTGCTCGGCCAGGCGCTGATCCTGATCTGCGGCCGGATGGACCTGTCACTGGAGTCGACGATCGGCATCGCGCCGGTCGTGGCCATGTGGCTGATCCTGCCGACCGAGGGCGGCCGGTTCAACGGCCTGGGCGTGCTGCCCTCCTGGAGCGCCATCCCCATCTGCCTGCTGGTGGGCGTGATCATCGGGGCGATCAACGGCTTCCTGATGCTCAAGCTGCGGGTCAACGGCTTCATCGCCACCCTCGGCATGCTCACCATGCTGCGCGGCCTCCACATCGGCATCACCGAGGGCAAGTCGATCACCGACGTCCCGGAGTCCTTCCGGTACCTCGGCAAGACCGACTGGCTGGGCGCCCCGGCCGCCGTCTGGATCTGCCTGGCGCTCTTCGCGATCGGCGGGGCGGCGCTGGCCTGGCTGAAGCACGGCCGTTCGCTGTACGCCATCGGCGGCAACCCGGAAGCGGCCCGCGCGGCCGGCATCCGGGTCGACCGGATCACGTGGATCGTGCTGGCGATCGGCGGCCTGCTGGCCGCCTTCGCCGGAATCCTCTACACCGGCCACTACGGTTCGGTCGCCGCCACCCAGGGCAACGGCTGGATCTTCCAGGTCTTCGCGGCCGCCGTCATCGGGGGCATCAGCCTCAAGGGCGGGCGCGGCACGCTCTTCGGCGCGCTCACCGGGGTGCTCACGCTCCAGCTCGTCGTGAACGTGATGACCCTCGGGGGCGTACCGGCCCTCTGGAACCAGTTTCTCAACGGCGCGATCATCATCGTCGCGCTGGTCATCTCCCGCTTCGCGAGCGGCGAAAAGCAGGACTGA
- a CDS encoding FadR/GntR family transcriptional regulator: MAVTDEAIEKIKGMIVSGALRPGDRLPKESELAAELGLSRNSLREAVRALSLIRILDVRQGDGTYVTSLDPQLLLEALSFVVDFHRDDTVLEFLAVRRILEPAATAMACARITDDELAAMDARLDALGDDPSVEELVASDLEFHRGIVQFSGNSVLCSLLDGLSGPTTRARVWRGLTQEDAVSRTLHEHRAILAALRDRDAEAARSWATVHVASVEMWLRSTL, translated from the coding sequence ATGGCTGTCACCGACGAGGCCATCGAGAAGATCAAGGGGATGATCGTCTCGGGCGCGCTGCGCCCCGGCGATCGCCTCCCCAAGGAGAGCGAACTCGCCGCCGAGCTGGGTCTGTCCCGCAACTCCCTGCGGGAGGCGGTCCGCGCGCTGTCGCTCATCCGCATTCTCGACGTACGGCAGGGCGACGGCACGTACGTCACGAGCCTGGACCCGCAGTTGCTGCTGGAGGCGCTGAGCTTCGTGGTGGACTTCCACCGCGACGACACGGTGCTGGAGTTCCTCGCGGTACGGCGGATCCTGGAGCCGGCCGCCACGGCGATGGCGTGCGCGCGGATCACCGACGACGAACTGGCGGCGATGGACGCCCGGTTGGACGCGCTGGGCGACGACCCCTCGGTGGAGGAGCTGGTCGCGTCCGACCTGGAGTTCCACCGGGGCATCGTGCAGTTCTCGGGCAACTCCGTGCTGTGCTCGCTGCTGGACGGGCTCTCGGGGCCGACCACACGCGCGCGGGTCTGGCGCGGGCTGACGCAGGAGGACGCGGTGAGCCGCACCCTGCACGAGCACCGGGCGATCCTGGCGGCGCTGCGGGACCGCGACGCGGAGGCGGCGCGCTCGTGGGCGACGGTGCACGTGGCGAGTGTGGAGATGTGGTTGCGGTCGACGCTGTGA